The genomic window CGGCCGGCGAACCGCCGCTGCGGGCTGTTGCTGCGTTCCGCTCTCGGGCGATGCCGCAGTAACCGCCCGCTACCGGCGGTGCCGGACCGTCACAGCGGCCCCGCCTCCGGCAACACCACCGACTCCCCCGACGGCTGCGCACCACTCTCGGCCAGCACCGGCCCTGCCCCCGCCCTGTCGTCCCGACGCTCCGCCCGGCCCGACGCCGGAGCGAACGCCGACGGCGCCGCCGGAGCCGGTACACCCGTCTCGGGCTCGGGCTCGGCTACCGGCTGGGGTTCGGGTTCCGGTTCGGGCTCGGGCACGAACTCGGGTTCCGGTTCCGGTTCCGGTTCCGGTTCGGGCACTGGTTCGGGCTCGGGTTCGGGCTCCGGGTTGTTCGGCACCGCGGGTTCGGGTTCCGACGGTTCCGGCGTCACCGCTGCGGACGGGCCGCAGGCGCAGCACGATTCGGTACAGCACGCGTCGAGGTCGAGGCTGCTGCCGGCGTCCTCGATCACGTTCTCGATCACATCGCCGACCGTCCGAGCCAGGCTCGACACGACCTGCGACACGACCGCCCCCGCGATGCCGGCCGCGACCGCACCGGCCTGCGCGGTCGCGGCCCCGGTCGGCGTCGGCGTCACGGACGGCACCGGGTTCGACGCCTGGACCGCCGCCGGTGGGGTCTCGATCAGTGGGGTCGGCAGACCGTGCAGGCTCGTCGCCCGGTCCGGGCACGACGACGGCGCCGGAGCCGGCACCGGGTTCGCGGCCGGTCCGCAC from Prescottella sp. R16 includes these protein-coding regions:
- a CDS encoding WXG100 family type VII secretion target, with translation MASPDPADLRWFETFLPRATAVAARFGTGDRFPTCADVEARYVEQCGIDLAVLDTDIDTFARIALDLDRRYDDEARAAGHLADAWTGAAADRAGEHLAAHLDRADTVRRNVHDAHRALTETSRAVRDATTRKTDWVGALDAATVGGLTADDIDRSLAGGAGGSLGCDERLTGQFLPHVRDTVAEFGTLCEATATTVDDAYRALDCVLARIGDSAFPSPAPARIAVVCGPAANPVPAPAPSSCPDRATSLHGLPTPLIETPPAAVQASNPVPSVTPTPTGAATAQAGAVAAGIAGAVVSQVVSSLARTVGDVIENVIEDAGSSLDLDACCTESCCACGPSAAVTPEPSEPEPAVPNNPEPEPEPEPVPEPEPEPEPEPEFVPEPEPEPEPQPVAEPEPETGVPAPAAPSAFAPASGRAERRDDRAGAGPVLAESGAQPSGESVVLPEAGPL